One genomic segment of Primulina tabacum isolate GXHZ01 chromosome 9, ASM2559414v2, whole genome shotgun sequence includes these proteins:
- the LOC142504327 gene encoding uncharacterized protein LOC142504327 — protein MDPTRRTANQNNTHVQGENNTRISGADGPPPNGPQPTIHLTPEELQKIITDAVKMATAKKATSHHASHPEQQHEQPRREEKGESSAGSKSPTVAEELEKLRKKVKVLEGHVGSKGSAPAAKGCPFSDIIVREPLPGHFKSAKIKDYDGSSDPEEHLARFENMAMLHCYGDQIKCKVFLTTLIDSAQRWFEGLAPQSILSFEDFQKVFLHQFSSSKKYKRTAFSLFEVKQRSEETLRAYIKRFNRVALDVPACAPETKTTAFTQGLLEGDFFRSLTKKLPGDFEDLLSRAEKYINMEEAQHQKREALKRARGDRAVRPEERSNKRNGSGHLSHVSLRNARDMEVQECSSDVAPLSNLTVRPVRSEKVRYCTLHKECSHNTNECRSLRKGFKKHTEPESRPTREKPRSPPWVSRRPGPNVPRRSADIPSGSRRTEGNFREEKSRQVERKDLSPIRGVIKMISGGSTDADSNRARKAKGRRVCLEVDGRDRSEPVISFGPEDLRGVSLPHNDALVIQARVANYDVLRVFVDNGSSVNVIFKEALVQMDLHEYPLEVVATALFGFAGHAVYPEGEITLPLTLGSGDLRKTVMTVFTIVDAPSSYNVILGRPAMNEMRAVASTYHQKIKFPIRGQVGEVKGDQPSSRKCYGETIQVDQKRARREDRGKKVAQGAKEVEGNEVNFVAEDEQEVVEIKPGKSIRVARDLEDSTRVKLLACLRANISIFAWSQQELVGISPKVAEHKLNIIPGSRPIKQKKRHFGPEKDKIIEEQVKEMLGAGHIREVQFPTWLSNVVLVPKATGKWRMCVDFRDLNKACPKNCYPLPRIDQLVDSTSGFELLSFMDAYQGYHQISMAREDQDKASFITSGGTFCYVVMPFGLKNAGATYQRLMSQVFQKQIGRNVEVYVDDILIKTREMSCFIADLTETFATLKKYEIKLNPAKCVFGVKSGKFLGFMVTDRGIEVNPEKIKAVIDMPSPQSTRDVQKLTGRIAVLSRFISRSAHRSYPFFQILRKAQKFGGNEGCEQAFQDLKKHLSELPVLVKPEPGEKLWIYLSATEHAVSSVLIKKEGTDQRPVYYVSHALRGAELKYSEMEKIALALVMTARKLRPYFLSHPIVVLTNSPLGRIMTHSEVSGRMVKWTIELGEYDIEYQPRTAIKAQALTDFLIEMIQPTEEEVWRVFVDGASNLSGCGVGVVIVAPFGEKIRLALRIDSRVTNNEAEYEAVLSGLQAAQEVGASRVIIYSDSQLVAQQIKGAYEAKNEKMLKYLKLIAARAASFTDWSIEQIPREENEEADSLAKLAASMSEVSTREIMCFTRLVLSVDEASPTQINSWMTPLIEYIVHAKLPIDRVQALKIKKQALRFTLLNNTLYRRSYLGPLLKCISEREVEYILREIHEGCCGEHLGGMTLSRKALLAGFWWPRMDQDAAKLVQKCQGCQHHSNFHHRPTASMQPISASCSFDQWGLDIVGPFPMARAQKRFLLVDIDYFSKWVEAEPLSRITEDEVTKFLWKSIVCRYGIPRKLISDNGRQFQEKRLPPGVMK, from the coding sequence ATGGATCCTACCAGAAGAACAGCAAATCAAAACAACACTCATGTTCAAGGAGAAAACAACACTCGTATCTCTGGTGCTGATGGTCCTCCCCCTAATGGTCCTCAGCCTACCATTCATTTAACCCCCGAGGAGTTACAGAAGATTATAACTGATGCTGTTAAGATGGCCACGGCAAAGAAGGCCACTTCTCACCATGCCAGTCATCCCGAGCAACAACATGAACAGCCGCGAAGGGAAGAGAAGGGGGAATCAAGCGCGGGTTCTAAGTCTCCCACTGTTGCGGAAGAATTGGAAAAATTGAGGAAAAAAGTGAAAGTGTTAGAAGGGCATGTTGGTTCTAAAGGCAGCGCTCCAGCTGCAAAAGGTTGCCCATTTTCTGACATCATTGTTCGGGAACCATTACCCGGGCATTTCAAGTCGGCTAAAATCAAGGACTACGATGGGAGTTCTGACCCCGAAGAGCACCTTGCTCGTTTCGAAAACATGGCTATGTTGCATTGTTATGGGGACCAAATTAAATGCAAAGTGTTTCTAACCACTTTGATTGACTCGGCACAAAGGTGGTTCGAGGGTTTAGCTCCTCAGAGTATTCTCTCTTTCGAAGATTTTCAGAAGGTGTTCTTACATCAGTTTAGCAGTAGCAAGAAATATAAAAGAACCGCATTTAGCCTATTCGAGGTAAAGCAGCGCTCGGAGGAAACTCTAAGAGCTTATATCAAAAGATTCAACCGAGTAGCCTTAGACGTACCTGCTTGCGCGCCCGAGACAAAAACTACTGCTTTCACGCAAGGGTTGCTAGAAGGAGATTTCTTCCGCTCCCTCACCAAAAAACTACcaggagatttcgaagaccttTTGTCCCGGGCAGAAAAGTACATCAATATGGAAGAAGCCCAGCACCAGAAGAGAGAAGCATTGAAGAGAGCAAGGGGAGACCGGGCTGTCAGGCCTGAGGAAAGAAGTAACAAGAGGAATGGTTCCGGGCATCTTTCTCATGTTTCCTTGAGAAATGCCCGGGATATGGAAGTTCAAGAATGCAGCTCGGATGTGGCCCCACTCTCTAATCTCACAGTCCGGCCGGTTCGATCAGAGAAGGTCAGATATTGCACCCTACATAAAGAATGCTCCCACAACACGAATGAATGCCGATCCCTAAGGAAGGGGTTTAAGAAGCACACTGAGCCGGAATCTCGCCCTACTCGGGAGAAGCCTAGGTCGCCGCCCTGGGTATCACGACGACCTGGACCGAATGTTCCTAGGAGATCGGCTGACATCCCCAGTGGAAGCAGGAGAACAGAAGGGAACTTTAGGGAAGAAAAAAGCAGACAAGTGGAACGAAAAGACCTTTCCCCTATCCGGGGAGTGATCAAAATGATTTCGGGAGGATCTACTGATGCTGATTCCAACCGAGCCAGGAAAGCAAAGGGTAGAAGAGTGTGCTTAGAAGTTGATGGGAGGGATCGAAGTGAGCCGGTTATTAGTTTTGGCCCGGAAGACCTCAGAGGAGTCAGCCTACCCCATAATGATGCTCTGGTTATTCAGGCCCGGGTCGCTAATTATGACGTGTTGAGAGTTTTTGTGGATAATGGGAGTTCTGTTAATGTTATTTTCAAGGAAGCCCTGGTCCAAATGGATTTACATGAATATCCGCTGGAAGTAGTTGCGACTGCTCTGTTCGGCTTTGCCGGTCATGCTGTGTACCCGGAAGGGGAAATCACTCTACCCCTAACACTTGGAAGTGGAGATTTGAGGAAGACAGTTATGACAGTTTTCACCATAGTAGATGCCCCATCTTCGTATAACGTAATCCTTGGAAGGCCAGCTATGAACGAGATGAGAGCTGTAGCCTCCACTTATCACCAGAAGATCAAGTTCCCGATACGAGGGCAGGTGGGAGAGGTTAAGGGAGACCAACCCTCATCCCGGAAATGCTATGGTGAAACAATCCAAGTAGATCAGAAAAGGGCGAGAAGGGAGGACAGGGGAAAGAAAGTGGCTCAGGGAGCAAAGGAGGTAGAAGGGAATGAAGTAAATTTTGTTGCAGAAGACGAGCAAGAGGTGGTCGAAATAAAACCCGGAAAAAGTATCCGAGTGGCCCGAGACCTGGAAGACTCCACCCGGGTAAAACTCCTAGCCTGTTTAAGAGCTAATATCTCTATTTTTGCATGGTCCCAACAGGAACTTGTGGGAATATCACCCAAAGTAGCCGAGCACAAATTAAACATCATCCCTGGATCCCGACCTATAAAACAGAAGAAAAGGCACTTCGGGCCCGAAAAAGACAAAATCATAGAAGAACAGGTGAAGGAAATGTTGGGAGCCGGCCACATCAGGGAAGTCCAATTTCCCACATGGCTCTCTAATGTGGTCCTTGTTCCCAAGGCCACAGGGAAGTGGAGAATGTGTGTAGATTTCCGGGATCTGAACAAAGCTTGCCCGAAGAATTGTTACCCACTTCCTCGAATCGATCAGTTGGTGGATTCAACTTCCGGCTTTGAGTTACTAAGTTTCATGGATGCATATCAGGGTTATCACCAAATCTCCATGGCCCGAGAAGATCAAGATAAGGCCAGCTTCATCACTTCTGGGGGCACCTTTTGCTAtgtggtcatgccatttggattaaagAATGCCGGAGCCACATATCAACGCCTAATGAGTCAAGTCTTCCAAAAGCAGATAGGCAGGAATGTTGaggtatatgtggatgatatcttgattaagACTCGAGAAATGTCTTGTTTTATTGCTGATCTGACAGAGACTTTTGCCACGTTGAAAAAGTATGAGATTAAGCTCAACCCGGCCAAATGTGTGTTCGGGGTCAAGAGTGGAAAGTTTCTGGGTTTCATGGTTACAGACAGAGGAATTGAAGTCAACCCGGAAAAGATAAAAGCTGTGATTGACATGCCCTCCCCTCAATCTACCCGGGATGTACAGAAAttgaccgggaggattgctgTTTTGTCCCGATTCATCTCTCGATCTGCTCACCGGAGCTATCCTTTTTTTCAAATCCTCAGAAAGGCCCAGAAGTTTGGTGGGAATGAAGGGTGCGAACAAGCTTTCCAAGACTTGAAAAAACACTTATCCGAGTTACCTGTTTTGGTAAAGCCGGAGCCGGGGGAAAAGTTGTGGATTTATTTGTCTGCCACTGAACATGCTGTCAGTTCTGTTCTCATCAAGAAAGAAGGGACAGATCAGAGGCCCGTGTATTATGTTAGTCATGCCCTCCGAGGAGCAGAGTTGAAATATAGTGAAATGGAAAAAATAGCTCTAGCCTTGGTAATGACTGCCCGAAAATTAAGGCCATACTTTTTGTCTCATCCGATAGTGGTCCTCACCAATTCCCCACTCGGAAGAATAATGACACATTCGGAAGTCTCAGGAAGAATGGTGAAATGGACAATAGAGCTGGGGGAATACGACATTGAGTATCAACCCCGGACCGCCATCAAAGCTCAGGCTCTGACAGACTTCTTGATAGAAATGATCCAACCGACAGAGGAGGAGGTATGGAGAGTCTTCGTTGATGGCGCTTCAAATCTATCCGGATGCGGAGTTGGAGTGGTCATAGTAGCCCCATTCGGAGAAAAGATAAGATTGGCCCTGAGAATCGATTCCCGGGTTACAAATAACGAAGCTGAATATGAAGCTGTTTTGTCAGGATTACAAGCCGCCCAAGAAGTCGGAGCCTCCCGAGTAATTATTTACTCTGATTCTCAGTTAGTGGCACAACAAATTAAGGGTGCTTACGAggccaaaaatgaaaaaatgctCAAATACTTGAAACTCATAGCAGCCCGAGCTGCCTCTTTTACCGACTGGAGCATTGAGCAAATCCCCCGGGAAGAGAATGAGGAAGCTGATAGTCTGGCCAAGTTAGCTGCTTCTATGTCCGAAGTAAGTACCCGAGAAATCATGTGTTTTACCCGATTGGTACTATCTGTTGATGAGGCATCACCTACCCAGATAAATTCATGGATGACTCCCCTGATTGAATACATAGTCCATGCCAAGCTTCCGATTGACCGAGTTCAGGCTTTAAAGATAAAGAAACAAGCACTCAGGTTCACTCTATTGAACAACACTCTTTACAGGCGATCATATCTGGGTCCTCTATTGAAATGTATCTCAGAAAGGGAAGTGGAATACATCCTCCGGGAAATTCATGAAGGATGCTGTGGAGAACACTTGGGAGGGATGACCCTGTCTCGGAAAGCCCTATTAGCAGGATTTTGGTGGCCCCGGATGGATCAAGATGCCGCCAAACTAGTCCAAAAATGCCAGGGTTGCCAACACCATTCCAATTTTCACCATCGCCCAACTGCAAGTATGCAACCAATCTCTGCCTCATGCTCTTTTGATCAATGGGGTCTAGATATAGTGGGCCCCTTCCCCATGGCCCGGGCACAAAAAAGATTTCTTCTAGTGGATATTGATTATTTCTCCAAATGGGTGGAAGCTGAGCCATTATCCAGAATTACTGAAGACGAAGTTACgaaatttctttggaaaagCATTGTTTGCAGATACGGCATCCCTAGGAAGCTAATTTCCGACAATGGAAGACAATTCCAGGAAAAAAGATTACCTCCTGGTGTCATGAAATGA